The sequence below is a genomic window from Brevibacillus agri.
TCCGCAGTTTGGCGGTTGTCGCCGGTCATCATGATGACCGTCAAGCCCATTGCTTTCAGCCGCGCGATCGCTTGCTTCGAGGTCGGCTTGATCGTATCGGCCACGGCGATCAACCCGGCCAGCTTGCCGTCCACGACAGCCAGCATCGCCGTTTTTCCCGCCTGCTCCAGCGAGAGCATGGCATCTGCCACCGACTGGTACGACACGTGATGCTGCTCGAGCAGACGGCGGGTGCCGACCAGCACGTCCTTGCCCTCAACTGTGGCCCGAATGCCAAAGCCGGGGATCGCTTCAAACGAGCTGGTTTCGGAGAGCGCCACGCCTTTTTCCGCGATGCCGCGAACGATCGCCTGGGCCAGCGGATGCTCGGAGTTTTTCTCCGCCGCCCCCACCAGTGCCAGCAATTCCTGTTCGGCAAAATCAACGGGGATTACATCTGTCAGCTCAGGCTCCCCTTTGGTGACGGTCCCCGTCTTGTCGAGGACGATCGTGTCCAGATGGTGCGCAGTTTCCAAATGCTCTCCGCCTTTGAACAGAATGCCTAGCTCGGCGGCGCGTCCGGAGCCAGCCATGATCGAGGTCGGGGTAGCCAGACCAAGTGCGCACGGGCAAGCGATCACCAGTACGGCAATCGCCTTTTCCAGCGCCTCGGCGAAGTTGCCGGGAATCACGGCGAAATACCAGATGAGAAAAGTAACAACAGCAATCCCGACGACGATGGGAACGAAAATCCCGGAAATGCTGTCAGCCAGCCGCTGAATCGGCGCCTTTGTTCCTTGCGCCTCTTCCACGACCTTGATGATTTGCGCAAGAGCCGTTTCTTTGCCGACTTTGGTCGCGGTGACCTTCAGGAAGCCGTTTTTGTTCAAGGTGGCCCCGATGACCGTATCGCCAGCCGCTTTGTCTACCGGGATGCTCTCTCCCGTCAGCATGGATTCATCCACCGCAGACTGGCCTTCCAGCACGATGCCGTCGACAGGCACTTTGTCGCCAGGCTTCACATACACGACGTCACCCGGCCGCACATCCTCGACGGAGATCGTCATTTCTACGCCATCGCGAATGACTACCGCCGTTTTGGCTTGCAGGCCCATCAGCTTGCGGATCGCTTCCGAGGAACGTCCCTTTGCCTTCGCCTCAAACAGTTTGCCCAACAGGATCAACGTAATCAGCACCGCGCTTGTTTCAAAATACAGCTCCAGCATGTGCGCGTGGGAACCGATGGAAGAAATCGCCACGTACAGGCTGTAAAAGTAGGCAGCCGAAGTGCCCAGCGCGACAAGCACATCCATGTTGGCGCTTTTGTTGCGCAGCGCTTTGTACGCCCCGACGTAAAACTGCGCCCCGATGATGAACTGCACAGGCGTCGCCAAAGCGAGCTGCACCCACGGATTCATCAAAA
It includes:
- a CDS encoding heavy metal translocating P-type ATPase, translated to MSVKTAEATVPISGMTCAACALRIEKGLQKLDGVETANVNLALEKSTVVFDPAKTSLDDIRSKIEALGYGVAADKVELNITGMTCAACSTRIEKGLNKMPGVLKANVNLAMETATIEYDSAQVGVGDLVRQVEKLGYQAARKEEGKEEEQVDRRMAEIRRQTQKFWISLIFSLPLLWSMVSHFSFTSFIWLPDFLMNPWVQLALATPVQFIIGAQFYVGAYKALRNKSANMDVLVALGTSAAYFYSLYVAISSIGSHAHMLELYFETSAVLITLILLGKLFEAKAKGRSSEAIRKLMGLQAKTAVVIRDGVEMTISVEDVRPGDVVYVKPGDKVPVDGIVLEGQSAVDESMLTGESIPVDKAAGDTVIGATLNKNGFLKVTATKVGKETALAQIIKVVEEAQGTKAPIQRLADSISGIFVPIVVGIAVVTFLIWYFAVIPGNFAEALEKAIAVLVIACPCALGLATPTSIMAGSGRAAELGILFKGGEHLETAHHLDTIVLDKTGTVTKGEPELTDVIPVDFAEQELLALVGAAEKNSEHPLAQAIVRGIAEKGVALSETSSFEAIPGFGIRATVEGKDVLVGTRRLLEQHHVSYQSVADAMLSLEQAGKTAMLAVVDGKLAGLIAVADTIKPTSKQAIARLKAMGLTVIMMTGDNRQTAEAIAREAGIERVIAEVLPEGKAAEVKKLQAQGKKVAMVGDGINDAPALATADIGMAIGTGTDVAMEAADITLMRGELTSVADAIEMSKRTIRNIKQNLFWAFAYNTLGIPFAALGFLAPWLAGAAMAFSSVSVVLNALRLQRVKL